A part of Ictalurus furcatus strain D&B chromosome 8, Billie_1.0, whole genome shotgun sequence genomic DNA contains:
- the si:ch73-43g23.1 gene encoding uncharacterized protein C4orf54, whose product MRYQRSPDRFNDQLPAPEMCIPLEYTNNHLSTTVSEKVDHPLKVPVDVGQIDDTGYKKSLKSCSLPRDDCTDIASIPCSQTATISDSSPERPAPKLSVKQIKESWERMNENNLNSLNPWQTPKKLLTVPTAKEAKEGNDSGIEMLERESAGSEKTFGQMAMRPGESPSVLHSNNHSMYEGQSCRNKGWSGERVIQEEHTLGKGVGNIAEGSYRGEQVELSFRTRNRKGPANFSPAPSIRDPKSGIPPCYFQSPLATRRQQSLFRAENLQKENKTGARRVRSTSQSNPRGAGRHSSECTSETSSMGSEFDDADSEVKWFTDQAFRSLSSPQVDYLDVYNSSRGSSTNVSQPSTVDSSGSATWISYADLHDSLRESDDVLCHTSSFLPHGTLDPAKRIEMGSFECVDVAVENKEETRRGKRMVPKRQIQFKRRNFDELKSTESKGKALDSLATQTCSWDTFVRQHSTPASMQEGLVQGEHEIKTGKKMLQKSASLDESSPKSKMASSIIKSVLSKKMETKKESRSEPFENKKKHIETLSAGESSTAERQSSSLHSECSLSSEDFAGKEERSPHPQKRSYRPKVPPKPVFKVNSLPINNNPAGVAFQGKTLWKDQIRPITVDAIESKISKKQTSGNSEEEEESKVEEKYSIDSGSAINRTPQCTAICVASTRSRMTNSDNKNPMTQETHKQQEGSSSMFLSKTPEITLKSCTIKDKNKSSLKASLCPELETSKDTIREPQLEETLEEQMRLKAGVETDIEEGSEKNKTKSVIHKVRDVRKLVKNTYNLSFKVSNTTHHVEDVVPEKQKEMQPENPHPLQIECKAISWKDKTASCHKSNTQQDEAHTADKSKMTQTDSPIQNDVDITKITTKASLPNIQHSDVDLFVGLDKCNSISKSGDCEQSTKLEMPSRPSSKEISTLVFLQDVTSKSMQKPTSPASPNVKTANSSHSVSMLRKEKGMQADIGVCDVLSEGAGAKPKHINRIEVPLQMYASEGTSSESQKVQKEDADLPPEQKTSLNSGLQTSEGTLQVRSSPKPKEVRVLPNGKTGDDQSQGDLLEPPKEQDITVAASSKVEVRAFSSNTKIHAMPVTTPKEIELPIQVRSISTDRPKPSVLPKPSYKQPFAEIRSTSTDFPKTDITPTTSILKEQTHLKSDVKIIETSAIVLHNEQSTNAASSDTKTLAVSAVSSHKPQTIPIRTMSCSAQKSTATTVRQEASVTSVQNSSNQQHQNIQEQVMAATSYASNYQTLPVVSQANTYMQPIMTTSSNNQLHTDDFHFPTSDDPPSYDERESFSPLPLSDLPPRRQNRYHPTTKHSLCSCTSCTHPQFGQTYHGSQNQTPPAPRSPGQVISYPGAPPQAQVRPHQCRPDVQPSNYPSVSPKATVQQAPAMIQPMHHSHTCPAPAIQPYGNEQQQPSTQHMDRRSGNQRSPQAPSGATYQEHSRSPNIAALDPRSQFFNPQELPPSFGHEYGSDGPGGGGVLYPENASGIGYGQSPRRVLLDPETGKYFYIEVPMQPLRKMLFDPEIGQYVEVLIPQQAMSNSSMYPPTAAPYQGPYHGQGLYASQYLPYAMPPHPQSAQQPRHPEPSVPTSLHQNTMGYGSSASQAPKSDVKGHPSLDQSYLESMYYIPTGMNASPNSTPSDCYHKPATNMPAAGGRRA is encoded by the coding sequence ATGAGATATCAAAGATCACCTGACAGGTTTAATGATCAATTACCAGCACCCGAAATGTGCATACCTCTGGAATACACAAATAATCACCTTTCAACCACAGTCAGTGAGAAGGTAGATCATCCATTAAAGGTACCAGTTGATGTAGGTCAAATAGATGATACTGGCTACAAAAAGTCCCTTAAAAGTTGCAGTCTACCTCGGGATGATTGCACAGACATTGCTTCAATACCTTGCAGCCAAACTGCTACAATAAGTGATTCATCACCTGAGCGACCTGCTCCCAAATTAtctgtaaaacaaataaaagaaagttgGGAAAGGATGAATGAGAACAATTTAAATTCTCTGAATCCATGGCAAACACCCAAAAAGCTTTTAACAGTACCTACTGCAAAGGAAGCAAAGGAAGGTAATGACAGTGGAATAGAAATGTTGGAAAGAGAATCAGCAGGTAGTGAAAAAACATTTGGGCAGATGGCTATGAGACCTGGGGAAAGCCCCAGTGTTTTACATAGTAACAATCATAGCATGTATGAAGGACAGTCATGCAGGAACAAGGGGTGGAGTGGGGAAAGGGTGATACAGGAGGAGCATACATTAGGAAAAGGGGTGGGGAATATAGCAGAGGGTAGTTACAGAGGGGAACAGGTTGAGCTGTCATTCAGGACCAGGAATAGAAAAGGGCCTGCAAACTTCAGCCCTGCTCCCTCAATCCGAGACCCAAAGTCTGGAATTCCGCCTTGCTATTTTCAGTCTCCCCTGGCAACTCGGCGGCAACAGAGTCTTTTCAGAGCAGAGAACTTGCAAAAAGAGAACAAGACTGGTGCCAGGAGGGTCCGATCGACTTCTCAAAGCAATCCCCGTGGTGCTGGTCGTCATTCTTCAGAATGTACTAGCGAGACTTCCAGTATGGGAAGTGAATTTGATGACGCAGACAGTGAGGTGAAGTGGTTCACAGACCAGGCCTTCAGGAGCTTATCTAGCCCTCAGGTGGACTACTTGGATGTCTACAATTCAAGCCGTGGGTCATCTACAAATGTTTCACAGCCTTCTACAGTTGACAGTTCAGGTTCTGCTACATGGATTTCCTATGCAGATTTGCATGACTCTTTACGTGAAAGTGATGACGTCTTATGTcatacttcttcttttttaccCCATGGTACACTAGACCCAGCAAAGCGTATTGAGATGGGTAGTTTTGAATGCGTGGATGTAGCAGTGGAGAACAAGGAGGAAACCAGGAGAGGAAAAAGGATGGTACCAAAAAGACAGATCCAATTTAAGAGACGAAACTTTGATGAACTAAAATCTACTGAGAGTAAAGGAAAAGCTTTGGATTCACTGGCCACACAGACCTGTTCATGGGACACATTTGTTCGTCAACATAGCACCCCAGCATCAATGCAGGAAGGTCTGGTTCAAGgtgaacatgaaataaaaactggTAAGAAGATGCTCCAGAAGTCTGCATCTTTAGATGAAAGTTCACCCAAGAGTAAAATGGCTTCCAGCATTATCAAAAGTGTTCTTTCAAAGAAAATGGAAACTAAGAAAGAATCAAGAAGTGAACCATTtgagaataaaaagaaacacattGAAACTCTCTCTGCAGGGGAATCAAGTACTGCAGAGAGGCAGAGTTCCAGCCTACACTCTGAATGCAGTTTGTCCTCTGAGGACTTTGCAGGCAAAGAGGAAAGAAGCCCTCATCCTCAGAAGAGGAGCTACAGGCCCAAGGTTCCCCCCAAGCCAGTGTTCAAAGTTAACTCTTTACCTATTAACAACAACCCTGCAGGTGTTGCATTTCAGGGTAAAACCTTATGGAAGGATCAGATAAGACCCATAACAGTTGATGCCATTGAAAGCAAAATATCTAAGAAACAGACCTCTGGGaacagtgaggaggaggaggaaagtaAGGTGGAAGAGAAATACAGCATTGACTCAGGAAGTGCCATTAACCGGACCCCACAGTGTACTGCAATTTGTGTTGCAAGCACACGGAGCAGAAtgacaaacagtgacaacaaaaACCCCATGACACAGGAAACCCATAAACAACAGGAGGGCAGCAGCAGTATGTTCTTGTCAAAAACCCCTGAAATCACTCTCAAGTCTTGTACCATCAAGGATAAAAATAAGTCTTCCTTGAAGGCATCTCTCTGTCCTGAACTGGAAACATCCAAAGATACCATACGTGAACCTCAGTTGGAGGAAACACTTGAAGAGCAAATGAGACTCAAAGCAGGGGTTGAGACAGACATTGAAGAAGGTagtgaaaaaaacaagacaaaatctGTTATACATAAAGTAAGGGATGTCAGGAAGCTGGTAAAGAACACCTACAACCTGTCCTTCAAAGTCTCAAATACCACTCACCATGTAGAGGATGTAGTACctgaaaaacagaaggaaaTGCAACCAGAAAATCCTCATCCTTTGCAAATTGAATGCAAAGCTATCAGCTGGAAAGACAAGACAGCATCTTGCCATAAATCAAACACCCAACAAGATGAAGCTCATACTGCTGACAAATCAAAGATGACACAAACGGATTCACCGATACAAAATGATGTAgatattacaaaaataacaacCAAGGCTTCCTTGCCCAACATTCAACATTCTGATGTggatttgtttgttggtttggaTAAATGCAACAGCATATCAAAATCTGGTGATTGTGAACAGAGTACAAAACTCGAAATGCCTTCTAGACCATCAAGTAAGGAAATATCAACGTTAGTATTTCTGCAGGATGTCACATCCAAGTCTATGCAGAAGCCAACAAGCCCTGCTTCCCCCAATGTAAAAACTGCGAATAGTAGCCATTCTGTGTCAATGCTACGGAAAGAAAAGGGGATGCAAGCTGACATTGGGGTGTGTGACGTCCTGAGTGAAGGGGCAGGTGCTAAACCTAAGCATATCAACAGGATAGAGGTGCCCTTGCAGATGTATGCATCAGAGGGAACCTCAAGTGAATCCCAGAAAGTTCAAAAAGAAGATGCTGATTTACCTCCTGAACAGAAGACATCCCTAAACAGTGGTCTACAGACAAGTGAAGGTACCTTACAGGTTAGGAGTTCTCCAAAGCCTAAGGAAGTGAGAGTACTTCCCAACGGAAAAACAGGAGACGACCAGAGTCAAGGAGATTTGTTAGAACCTCCAAAAGAACAAGACATTACAGTTGCTGCATCAAGCAAGGTGGAGGTAAGAGCATTTTCTAGCAACACAAAAATTCATGCAATGCCAGTAACAACACCTAAAGAGATTGAGTTACCCATTCAAGTGAGATCAATATCCACTGACAGACCCAAACCATCTGTGCTGCCTAAACCAAGCTATAAACAACCCTTTGCAGAAATTAGGTCAACATCAACCGACTTTCCTAAAACAGACATCACACCAACAACATCTATTTTAAAAGAGCAAACACATTTAAAGAGTGATGTTAAAATAATTGAGAcatcagcaatagtgctgcacaATGAGCAGTCCACCAACGCTGCATCAAGTGATACAAAAACTTTAGCGGTGTCAGCTGTGTCCAGCCACAAGCCTCAAACTATCCCAATCAGAACAATGTCATGTTCTGCTCAGAAATCAACAGCCACTACAGTCAGGCAAGAAGCATCTGTCACTTCAGTGCAAAACTCCAGCAACCAGCAACACCAGAACATTCAAGAACAGGTGATGGCAGCAACTTCTTATGCATCTAATTATCAAACCTTACCAGTAGTTTCACAAGCCAATACCTACATGCAGCCTATAATGACAACATCATCTAATAACCAGTTACATACAGATGACTTTCATTTCCCTACATCAGATGATCCACCCAGCTATGATGAACGAGAAAGTTTTAGCCCCTTGCCGCTTTCTGATTTGCCCCCAAGAAGGCAGAACAGATACCATCCTACCACCAAACATTCTCTTTGCTCCTGTACATCATGTACCCACCCTCAATTTGGCCAGACCTACCATGGCTCACAAAACCAGACACCACCAGCCCCTCGCTCACCAGGTCAGGTGATTTCATACCCTGGAGCACCACCACAGGCCCAGGTCCGTCCTCATCAGTGCAGACCAGATGTCCAACCCTCAAATTACCCATCTGTCTCACCGAAAGCTACAGTACAACAGGCTCCAGCCATGATTCAGCCCATGCACCACTCCCATACCTGCCCTGCACCAGCCATACAACCCTATGGTAATGAGCAACAGCAACCTTCTACTCAGCACATGGACAGACGTTCAGGTAATCAACGTTCACCACAAGCTCCAAGTGGGGCAACTTATCAGGAGCACAGTCGTTCACCTAATATAGCTGCTCTGGACCCTAGATCCCAGTTTTTCAATCCACAAGAACTACCACCATCTTTTGGTCATGAATATGGAAGTGATGGTCCTGGGGGTGGAGGTGTGTTGTACCCAGAAAATGCAAGTGGGATTGGGTATGGTCAAAGTCCCCGTCGTGTACTTCTAGATCCTGAAACTGGGAAGTACTTTTACATTGAAGTGCCAATGCAGCCACTGAGAAAAATGCTGTTTGATCCAGAAATTGGCCAATATGTGGAAGTTCTCATACCACAACAGGCTATGTCTAATTCTAGTATGTATCCTCCAACTGCTGCTCCATACCAGGGTCCATACCATGGTCAAGGGTTATATGCATCCCAGTACCTTCCATATGCGATGCCACCCCATCCCCAGTCTGCCCAGCAACCACGACATCCAGAGCCCTCTGTCCCGACATCACTCCATCAAAACACCATGGGATATGGAAGCTCAGCAAGCCAGGCGCCAAAATCGGACGTAAAAGGACATCCATCGCTGGATCAGAGCTATTTAGAGAGCATGTATTACATTCCTACTGGGATGAATGCAAGCCCAAATTCTACCCCTTCAGACTGCTACCACAAACCAGCAACAAATATGCCTGCTGCTGGTGGCAGGAGGGCATGA
- the LOC128612031 gene encoding dentin sialophosphoprotein-like yields MESWVLEGDSYSFLRTAPCNFNLQHLDGPNRVEIFDITSIPSHRSAISETTCLCDIFGDDCESPSLSSSSASTSFLKKDVDEQLPVEDVNDSSDSYHTANGSEHLSDGSDTFEDSKDTKDLLLSETEESNTPASDLIFTNDKSEVTSANGSPKPTGNWPESRLSQDTSLVQAENSSHQQLGTSTSEFRDTNIRVTGSTQEINSPDLLSENKCIRDQSRATSSELRQNGSTEEIISPDLRCITKQTEEETYSTQKIITPDSSPEKRSITEQRDTTTSEVREADSTQENKCYKKRESTFSENRDSESFGNLASEDSPKENNDLGWSGEEEEKIPLPDILPIENISLVCETVKSDSSVALPNFSNDGSDFTPLQKTAADPSAKDETQDLREMAVSLEHEDVPNKLGYTGIFLCDNKDSDDPNTVSLPTYVAGNAEIDVASMPQHLTISSETRETVILPEHSTLSSFSDATEGLIPCVISELCSPSGSSVDVSSSEPPIIIHSPVGFTLCPSPEPKNKIWSAGPEDLTFTPENHECDYRLTPTDKGSVSSFDSKLCPTPEPRSITSTPENRQNVFICELSPEASSLELRSAECFMSATLPTKEVADMTIPTIYNLSSVQGGISSPSAPLPRDNVSPDLKGTRYTESPTSDLLATNEITNMTISSNFSSADRCVISPHSTISIPRCTESPDVHEIRSMESISTILPNEIPNMAISPVSSLSSTEGGISRSPSTLSKPRNTASPDVDGIICVRSPASTTILTNETTIIALSPLSNDSPTGSTLSIKRNTASPVLEGTRYAQSAMPTMPPIKEPENVVITPITHFSSTEGGISRSTSTLSIPRDTTSPDVGGTRCVESPMSTIPPINETTNMAISPISNLSSTEGGISRPSSTLIIPRNTVSPDIDGIRSVEIPTPTTFLTNEMTIMSNSPINFSSTASISRPPSNVSISRDAMSPDVQETKYTEQSNEIPTNETTDLAISPTSNHSTIEGGISKPLSPSRRPI; encoded by the exons ATGGAAAGCTGGGTTCTCGAGGGAGACAGCTACTCGTTCCTCCGCACTGCTCCATGTAACTTCAACCTGCAGCACCTGGATGGGCCTAATCGTGTGGAGATCTTTGACATCACTAGTATCCCCAGCCATCGTAGCGCCATATCTGAAACGACTTGCCTTTGTGACATTTTTGGGGATGACTGTgagtctccttctctctccagCAGCTCGGCCTCTACCTCTTTTCTGAAAAAGGATGTAGATGAGCAATTACCAGTAGAAGATGTGAACGATTCATCAGATTCATACCATACAGCTAATGGTTCGGAGCATCTGAGTGATGGGAGTGACACATTCGAGGACTCAAAAGACACAAAAGATTTACTTTTATCTGAGACTGAGGAATCAAACACACCAGCAAGTGAtttaatcttcacaaatgacaAAAGTGAAGTTACCTCTGCAAATGGCTCACCCAAGCCAACAGGAAACTGGCCAGAATCTCGTTTGTCTCAGGACACCAGCCTAGTGCAAGCTGAAAATTCATCTCACCAGCAGCTGGGAACATCAACGTCTGAATTTAGAGACACTAATATTAGAGTAACTGGTTCCACACAGGAGATAAACTCTCCTGACCTCTTATCTGAAAACAAGTGTATTAGAGACCAGAGTCGTGCTACCTCGTCAGAGCTGAGGCAAAATGGTTCAACAGAGGAGATAATCAGTCCTGACCTCAGGTGTATAACGAAGCAGACAGAAGAGGAAACTTATTCAACACAGAAGATAATCACACCTGACTCCTCACCTGAAAAGAGGAGTATAacagagcagagagacactACAACATCTGAGGTAAGGGAAGCTGATTCTACACAAGagaataaatgttataaaaagagagaaagcacgTTTTCAGAAAACCGAGATTCAGAGTCTTTTGGTAACTTGGCATCAGAAGATTCTCCTAAGGAGAATAATGATCTAGGCTGGTCTggtgaggaagaagaaaaaatcccTTTGCCTGATATTTTACCTATAGAAAACATCTCGCTTGTTTGTGAAACAGTAAAAAGCGACTCTTCTGTTGCTCTGCCTAACTTTTCAAATGATGGCAGTGACTTTACTCCTCTCCAGAAGACAGCTGCTGATCCTTCTGCAAAAGATGAAACACAAGATCTGAGAGAAATGGCGGTTTCACTGGAACATGAGGATGTACCGAATAAATTGGGATACACAGGTATATTTCTATGTGATAATAAAGATTCGGATGACCCTAACACCGTATCTCTACCTACTTATGTTGCGGGTAATGCAGAAATAGATGTAGCATCTATGCCTCAACACCTCACTATTTCTTCTGAAACAAGAGAAACCGTAATCTTACCTGAGCATAGTACTTTGTCATCCTTTTCAGATGCAACAGAAGGACTGATACCATGTGTGATTAGTGAGTTATGCTCACCCTCTGGTTCTTCAGTGGATGTTAGCTCCTCAGAGCcaccaataataatacactCACCTGTTGGTTTCACTCTCTGCCCGTCACCAGAACCCAAGAACAAGATTTGGTCAGCTGGCCCAGAAGATTTAACGTTCACTCCTGAGAACCATGAATGCGATTATAGGCTTACACCTACAGACAAAGGTTCTGTTTCCTCATTTGATTCCAAACTATGCCCTACACCTGAGCCAAGAAGCATTACTTCTACTCcagaaaacagacaaaatgtcTTTATATGTGAATTGAGTCCTGAAGCTTCTTCACTTGAACTTAGGTCTGCAGAATGTTTTATGTCAGCTACTCTTCCTACAAAGGAAGTTGCAGACATGACTATTCCAACTATCTACAACCTTTCATCAGTACAGGGAGGCATATCTAGTCCATCAGCACCTTTGCCAAGAGATAATGTGTCCCCTGATCTAAAGGGAACAAGATATACTGAAAGCCCTACATCAGATCTACTTGCCACAAATGAGATTACAAATATGACTATCTCCTCTAACTTTTCATCAGCAGACAGGTGCGTAATTAGTCCACATTCAACTATAAGTATACCGAGATGTACAGAGTCTCCTGATGTACACGAAATAAGATCCATGGAAAGTATTTCAACCATACTTCCAAATGAGATACCAAACATGGCCATCTCACCTGTCTCCAGCCTTTCATCAACAGAAGGAGGCATATCTAGATCACCTTCAACTTTAAGTAAACCAAGAAACACAGCATCTCCTGATGTAGATGGAATAATATGTGTGAGAAGTCCTGCGTCAACTACAATTCTCACAAATGAGACTACAATTATAGCTCTCTCACCCCTCTCCAACGATTCACCAACAGGATCAACTTTAAGTATAAAGAGAAATACAGCATCACCTGTTCTAGAGGGAACAAGATATGCTCAAAGCGCTATGCCAACTATGCCTCCCATCAAGGAGCCTGAAAATGTGGTCATCACACCAATTACACACTTTTCATCGACAGAGGGAGGTATATCTAGATCAACATCAACTTTAAGTATACCAAGAGATACTACGTCCCCTGATGTAGGGGGAACAAGATGTGTGGAAAGTCCTATGTCAACCATACCTCCCATAAATGAGACTACAAATATGGCCATTTCACCCATCTCCAACCTCTCTTCAACAGAGGGAGGCATATCTAGACCATCATCAACATTAATTATACCAAGAAATACAGTATCTCCTGATATAGATGGAATCAGAAGTGTGGAAATTCCTACACCAACTACATTCCTCACAAATGAGATGACAATTATGTCCAACTCACCCATCAACTTTTCATCAACAGCAAGCATATCTAGACCACCATCAAATGTAAGTATATCAAGAGATGCTATGTCCCCTGATGTACAGgaaacaaaatacacagaacaatcaAATGAGATTCCCACAAATGAGACTACAGATTTGGCCATTTCACCCACCTCCAACCATTCAACAATAGAGGGAGGCATATCCAAACCACTATCACCGTCAA GAAGGCCTATCTAA